Proteins encoded in a region of the Marinomonas maritima genome:
- a CDS encoding SDR family NAD(P)-dependent oxidoreductase — protein MINKTNEIAYVIGGTSGIGMETAKLLLESGIDVCITGRNSTHIELAKKELENFGNLEIYKADLYLIDDVKALAEKIECESRHVKYLVNAAGCFTPKSFLDHTLEDFDTYHNINKALFYITQSIVKNMKTNESGAIVNIGSMWAKQAIKATPSSAYSMAKAGIHSLTQHLAMELSECNIRVNAVSPAVVRTAVYESFIPIENIDSTLQSFNGLHPIGRIGEPKDVASVIKFLLLDESSWVTGAVWDVDGGVMSGRN, from the coding sequence ATGATTAACAAAACAAATGAAATTGCCTATGTGATCGGTGGTACAAGCGGAATAGGTATGGAAACAGCAAAGTTATTATTAGAGAGTGGCATTGATGTTTGTATCACAGGACGAAATTCAACCCATATTGAATTAGCTAAAAAAGAACTAGAAAATTTTGGAAACCTAGAAATTTATAAAGCAGATCTATACTTAATAGATGACGTGAAGGCTTTGGCTGAAAAAATTGAATGTGAATCACGACATGTAAAGTATCTAGTAAATGCTGCTGGCTGTTTCACTCCAAAAAGCTTCCTAGATCATACATTAGAAGACTTTGATACATATCATAATATTAATAAGGCGCTATTTTATATTACGCAATCAATAGTTAAAAACATGAAAACAAATGAATCTGGGGCTATCGTAAACATAGGCTCTATGTGGGCTAAACAGGCAATAAAAGCTACACCATCCTCAGCTTATTCAATGGCAAAAGCAGGTATTCACTCATTAACTCAGCACCTAGCAATGGAGCTTTCAGAATGTAATATACGTGTTAATGCCGTATCACCTGCCGTTGTTCGAACAGCTGTATATGAAAGCTTTATTCCAATAGAAAATATTGATTCTACACTTCAATCATTCAACGGGTTGCATCCTATTGGTCGAATTGGAGAACCAAAAGATGTTGCTAGTGTAATTAAGTTTCTGTTGCTGGACGAAAGTTCATGGGTGACAGGTGCTGTCTGGGATGTAGATGGCGGAGTTATGTCAGGTAGAAATTAA
- a CDS encoding methyl-accepting chemotaxis protein — translation MLLNNLNIRTKLILNSILPLLGIALIIFVSLSGLKKADEGVGRIYEDRVVPLEDLKSIADNYAVFVIDAVNKANVGIMTAPEALKGVQQARQEIAQKWQKYRMTTLTKDEAKLAKEAEVMFADANRALDKLEVALKGAKQTDLTNKLDAFNGPLYKTIDPISEKITELVVLQLNVAKEERERIREDYKIQQLLIWSLTAAMITILLIVSYLINKSINVPLAALNNAMYKVATESDLTLNIESKGKDELAKMTQNFNKMQDQQRKLISGISIAIQQLSSAASKMSSISILAGKNINSQKVEIEQVASAMNEMVSTSQDVAGHAEQANQNAKLMQDQANEGNTVMKNTVLAANVLLDNMVNVTNQIKTVDEDTVSIDSVVNVINDIAEQTNLLALNAAIEAARAGEQGRGFAVVADEVRTLAQRTQTSTTEIQNTIEKLQQGTRTAVDAVQKSRQEAEQVGSKAVEASLSFTDIMQLIGTCTEMNTHIALASDQQCSVSEEINASLVRISGSAQDSADGAEQLSSASDQLMTLASELNDQVSKFKT, via the coding sequence ATGCTGCTTAACAACCTAAATATTCGAACAAAACTAATCCTTAACTCAATATTGCCTTTACTAGGTATTGCACTCATCATATTTGTATCCTTATCGGGCTTAAAAAAAGCAGATGAGGGTGTCGGTCGGATCTATGAGGACAGAGTTGTACCTTTAGAAGATTTAAAAAGCATCGCAGATAATTACGCAGTGTTTGTGATTGATGCGGTCAACAAAGCCAATGTTGGCATTATGACAGCCCCAGAAGCACTTAAAGGTGTTCAACAAGCTCGACAAGAAATTGCGCAGAAATGGCAAAAATATAGGATGACAACACTCACAAAAGACGAAGCCAAATTAGCCAAAGAAGCAGAAGTCATGTTTGCCGATGCAAACCGCGCCTTAGATAAATTAGAAGTTGCTTTGAAGGGTGCAAAACAAACTGACTTAACCAATAAACTAGACGCATTTAATGGCCCCCTTTATAAAACCATTGATCCTATCAGTGAAAAAATAACAGAACTTGTGGTATTACAATTAAATGTAGCTAAGGAAGAAAGAGAACGCATTAGGGAGGATTACAAAATCCAACAACTTCTTATATGGTCACTCACAGCGGCTATGATCACCATTCTTCTGATTGTGAGCTATTTGATTAATAAGTCCATTAATGTTCCGCTTGCCGCCCTTAATAATGCGATGTACAAGGTTGCCACTGAGTCAGACCTGACACTGAACATAGAAAGTAAAGGTAAAGATGAACTGGCTAAAATGACGCAGAACTTCAATAAAATGCAAGACCAGCAACGCAAGTTGATTTCAGGAATCAGTATTGCGATTCAACAGTTATCTAGCGCTGCCTCTAAAATGTCCTCTATTAGTATTCTTGCGGGGAAAAACATCAATAGCCAAAAAGTAGAAATAGAGCAAGTAGCCAGTGCAATGAACGAGATGGTGTCTACCTCACAGGATGTGGCAGGCCATGCAGAACAAGCCAATCAAAATGCTAAACTAATGCAAGACCAAGCTAACGAAGGCAATACTGTCATGAAGAATACGGTCCTTGCAGCTAATGTATTGCTGGACAATATGGTGAATGTTACAAACCAAATCAAAACCGTTGATGAAGATACTGTTAGCATAGATTCCGTTGTCAATGTAATTAATGATATCGCGGAACAAACCAACTTACTTGCTCTTAATGCCGCAATTGAAGCCGCGCGAGCAGGTGAACAGGGTCGAGGTTTTGCAGTAGTCGCAGATGAAGTTAGAACGTTGGCTCAAAGAACACAAACATCCACCACTGAGATACAAAATACCATCGAAAAACTACAACAAGGAACGCGCACTGCCGTTGATGCCGTACAGAAAAGTCGACAAGAAGCCGAGCAAGTTGGCTCTAAAGCGGTAGAAGCGAGCCTAAGCTTCACCGATATCATGCAATTGATTGGAACCTGCACAGAAATGAATACTCACATTGCCTTAGCGAGTGATCAGCAATGTTCTGTGTCGGAAGAAATTAATGCCTCTCTTGTCAGAATAAGTGGTTCAGCCCAAGACTCAGCAGATGGTGCAGAACAGCTATCCAGCGCCAGTGATCAATTAATGACCTTAGCTTCAGAGCTCAACGACCAAGTAAGTAAATTTAAAACCTAA
- a CDS encoding AraC family transcriptional regulator, with protein sequence METSKIWTNDAFSGVELLSASYTKFEFSKHWHDELAIGIIEEGAEGLLYRGNNLLVPKKHIVAINPAEVHTGFSGTENGWRYRMFYFDLNALAEQFKTRDLPIDPIINRPVIYDEDLFTALLNLHLALEHASFALTKESLFTLALETLFTRYGSAKLEASKPIDMKSSYEARDFINDNFDSNPSLADLESLSNCSRFQLIKHFNLLFGVTPHQYLLLVKVQKAKLFLAQGMSCVDVSLACGFYDQSHFNRNFKRAFGVSPSNYL encoded by the coding sequence TTGGAAACATCTAAAATATGGACGAATGATGCCTTTTCTGGTGTAGAGCTTCTATCTGCCAGTTACACCAAGTTTGAGTTTTCGAAGCATTGGCATGATGAGTTAGCGATTGGGATTATTGAAGAAGGTGCGGAAGGCTTACTATATCGAGGCAATAACCTCTTGGTTCCAAAGAAGCATATTGTCGCGATCAATCCTGCAGAAGTTCACACTGGGTTTTCAGGGACAGAAAATGGCTGGCGCTACAGAATGTTTTATTTTGACCTAAATGCCTTAGCCGAACAATTTAAGACACGTGACTTACCAATAGACCCTATTATCAATCGGCCAGTCATATACGATGAAGACTTGTTTACTGCGTTATTGAATTTGCATTTGGCATTAGAACACGCTTCTTTTGCGCTAACAAAAGAGTCCTTATTTACTTTGGCGTTAGAAACGTTATTTACACGCTATGGTTCGGCCAAACTGGAGGCATCTAAGCCTATAGATATGAAGAGCAGCTATGAAGCACGAGACTTCATAAATGATAATTTTGACTCCAACCCTTCGCTTGCTGATCTAGAAAGCCTATCAAATTGTTCGAGGTTCCAACTCATTAAGCACTTTAATTTACTGTTTGGAGTGACGCCTCACCAGTATCTGCTCTTGGTTAAAGTCCAAAAAGCCAAACTTTTTTTAGCGCAAGGAATGAGTTGTGTCGATGTATCTTTGGCATGCGGCTTTTACGATCAGAGTCATTTCAATCGCAATTTTAAAAGAGCCTTTGGTGTATCTCCTTCAAATTATCTTTGA
- a CDS encoding substrate-binding domain-containing protein: MGKAASDLSIGASGQSQQIDGSVSISVGELDAMVYLPKILNQLRKQEPGIEVDIIVTNNVSDLKSREADIAIRNFRPTQADFIARKLKDENVYLYATQTYLDRFKEPQKPSDLEGIEFISFNRSDHVEPFQKFLIEKGYPVNRKSFSLFTDNQLFQIELVKQHLGVGVFTEVYGDSIPELKRAFPSFGPVIQIPLWLVCHRELHTSLRVRKVFDLLAAHISQPLVSEPS; this comes from the coding sequence ATGGGAAAAGCAGCAAGTGATTTGTCCATCGGTGCATCTGGTCAATCTCAGCAAATAGATGGTTCCGTTAGCATTAGTGTGGGTGAACTTGATGCTATGGTATATTTGCCCAAGATACTGAATCAATTAAGAAAACAAGAGCCCGGCATCGAAGTAGACATTATTGTCACCAACAACGTAAGCGATTTAAAAAGTCGTGAGGCAGATATTGCCATACGTAATTTCCGCCCAACACAAGCGGATTTTATCGCACGAAAATTAAAAGATGAAAATGTCTATCTTTATGCAACACAAACATATCTAGATCGATTTAAAGAACCACAAAAACCTTCGGATCTTGAAGGGATAGAGTTTATTAGTTTTAATCGCTCTGACCATGTCGAACCATTTCAAAAATTTTTAATTGAAAAAGGTTATCCGGTTAACAGGAAAAGTTTTTCTCTTTTCACTGACAATCAGCTTTTTCAAATTGAATTGGTCAAGCAACATCTAGGAGTCGGCGTATTTACAGAAGTATATGGAGACTCTATTCCAGAACTCAAACGTGCATTTCCATCATTTGGTCCTGTGATTCAAATACCGCTTTGGCTGGTTTGTCACAGAGAACTGCACACCAGTTTAAGGGTTCGTAAAGTCTTTGATTTATTAGCCGCGCACATATCGCAACCACTGGTTAGTGAACCGTCATGA
- a CDS encoding amino acid ABC transporter ATP-binding/permease protein: MSICVKKTSMLSLKKLLLANPWGFVIPVILGVVASLAGVALLGISGWFISAAGLATTMGVGLIFNYLTPGAIVRFMAILRTSGRYGEQVTAHNHLLGLLRILRLWVWDQRVAKDPANLHEQSRGDLLQRLVSDLDQIIRWPLVVFLPWVYALLSYVAVSVLAYFILPTLLWPLAIAAVFHVFIVPYVCGYFASHAVHVGQILGVHRRSRFVSLFSALITLTIRGHWKDYAHRLGQLDERQRQTEIRIQQAVSTGRLLAYIVTILLFISCFYLLSDYQEDLNLENTGRWVLVDGVQGTWVIGFMLSLLAVNELVLPLVQSFVAQGQSQVGLRRLNQLHQEPNHQSNIKINTIQRMKFTHWRGFHASSGMGNQAIDFQVEAGDTVWIRGASGSGKSTLLASVAGDCLSSGESLINSEKCDVYSNSFYQSQLSYLPQSPYIFQQSIAANLLLGDPNATDTQLWSVLKAVALAEWAKSLPNGLETLLSSQGRNLSGGQRKRLALARLLLRQSSVLLLDEPFDGLDKATIETICHSLQNGYKPDILILVSHVSNRIGDNARVIKL, encoded by the coding sequence ATGAGTATTTGCGTAAAGAAAACCTCGATGCTATCGCTTAAAAAACTGTTACTGGCAAATCCTTGGGGCTTTGTTATTCCCGTTATTTTGGGCGTGGTTGCCAGCTTGGCAGGAGTGGCTTTATTGGGTATTTCTGGCTGGTTTATTTCGGCGGCGGGTTTAGCGACAACGATGGGCGTTGGTCTGATTTTTAATTATTTAACCCCCGGCGCGATTGTTCGTTTTATGGCGATACTTCGCACCTCCGGACGTTATGGCGAACAAGTCACAGCGCACAATCATTTACTGGGTTTACTGCGTATCTTACGCCTTTGGGTGTGGGATCAGCGTGTCGCGAAAGACCCAGCCAATCTACATGAGCAAAGCCGAGGTGATTTATTACAGCGCCTCGTCAGCGACCTTGACCAAATTATTCGATGGCCGTTGGTGGTGTTTTTACCTTGGGTTTATGCGTTATTGAGTTATGTTGCGGTGTCGGTTTTGGCCTATTTTATTTTACCTACATTACTGTGGCCATTAGCGATTGCAGCCGTATTTCATGTCTTCATTGTGCCGTATGTGTGTGGGTATTTTGCCAGCCACGCCGTGCACGTAGGACAGATTCTTGGTGTTCATCGTCGTAGTCGTTTTGTTAGCTTATTTTCCGCGTTGATTACCTTAACCATTCGTGGTCATTGGAAAGATTATGCCCACCGCCTTGGGCAACTAGACGAACGCCAAAGACAGACGGAAATTCGTATCCAGCAAGCAGTCAGTACAGGGCGATTATTGGCCTATATAGTGACGATTCTATTGTTCATTAGCTGCTTTTATTTACTCAGTGATTATCAAGAAGACCTTAACCTAGAAAATACAGGTCGTTGGGTGCTGGTGGACGGTGTGCAGGGTACTTGGGTCATTGGCTTCATGTTGTCTTTATTAGCGGTCAATGAATTGGTTTTACCATTAGTGCAATCCTTCGTGGCGCAAGGGCAGTCACAAGTCGGTTTGCGCCGCTTGAATCAACTTCATCAAGAACCCAACCACCAATCTAATATTAAGATTAATACAATCCAACGGATGAAATTTACCCACTGGCGCGGTTTTCATGCGTCTAGCGGCATGGGCAACCAGGCTATTGATTTCCAAGTAGAAGCGGGCGACACGGTTTGGATACGAGGCGCGAGCGGGTCAGGTAAATCGACGTTATTGGCATCTGTCGCCGGTGATTGTTTGTCCTCTGGCGAGTCGTTAATAAACAGTGAAAAATGCGATGTCTACAGCAATTCGTTCTATCAATCGCAATTGAGCTATCTGCCTCAATCACCGTATATCTTCCAACAAAGCATTGCCGCCAATCTACTGCTTGGCGACCCTAACGCGACGGACACTCAGTTATGGTCGGTATTAAAAGCAGTTGCCCTAGCTGAATGGGCAAAAAGCCTACCAAACGGATTGGAAACCTTACTCAGCTCCCAAGGACGAAACTTATCCGGAGGCCAACGTAAACGCCTCGCGTTAGCACGCTTATTGCTCAGACAGTCTTCCGTCTTGCTGCTTGATGAACCATTCGACGGCTTGGACAAAGCCACCATAGAAACGATTTGTCATTCACTACAGAACGGCTACAAACCGGATATCTTAATCCTAGTTAGCCATGTGAGTAACCGCATTGGCGACAACGCGAGAGTCATAAAGCTCTAG
- a CDS encoding winged helix-turn-helix transcriptional regulator, translated as MNQNVKLQRKISPVKTGGLIESIFRCKWSLTVLDLISNKINRPGEMVSCVEGLSTKVLNDCLRANIKFGILKKNSFPEIPPRVEYELTEFGSRFVEIIDQIQVLEDEKSK; from the coding sequence ATGAATCAAAATGTCAAGCTTCAGAGAAAAATTTCCCCTGTGAAAACCGGCGGGCTAATTGAGTCTATTTTCCGTTGTAAATGGTCTCTTACGGTACTTGATCTCATTTCAAATAAAATCAACCGTCCGGGTGAAATGGTTAGCTGTGTTGAGGGATTAAGTACTAAGGTTTTAAATGATTGTTTAAGAGCTAATATAAAATTTGGTATATTAAAAAAGAATTCTTTTCCTGAAATACCACCAAGGGTAGAGTACGAACTAACAGAATTTGGTAGTAGATTTGTAGAAATAATTGATCAAATACAAGTACTAGAAGATGAAAAATCTAAATAA
- a CDS encoding LysE family translocator, translating to MSLFIIWLGVMFPLVFSPGPANIVFAMSGAKVGVKRSIPLLAGVDSVFIVKSIIVGFGLGEVVRSQPTLMNTIQLLGSAYLLYLAITFISSHATKLEGTTETLGFVDGMLVQVLNSKGWLMVFLMFTLFTEQSQETFGQNGIIILIVWLAILNISMHFIWISIGELLSRVSSSKVYEKALNFFYAGCLALVAIWLIIENPMVIEFISRT from the coding sequence ATGAGTTTGTTTATTATTTGGTTAGGAGTGATGTTTCCTCTGGTTTTTAGCCCTGGCCCTGCCAATATCGTATTTGCCATGTCAGGTGCAAAAGTAGGTGTGAAACGTTCCATTCCTTTGCTCGCGGGGGTTGATAGCGTCTTTATTGTCAAATCTATTATTGTCGGTTTTGGACTGGGAGAAGTGGTTCGTTCTCAGCCAACACTGATGAACACCATACAACTTCTTGGCTCGGCGTATTTGCTTTATTTGGCCATTACATTCATTTCTTCACACGCCACAAAACTCGAAGGAACAACAGAAACACTGGGCTTTGTTGATGGTATGTTGGTGCAGGTTTTAAATAGTAAAGGCTGGCTAATGGTGTTCCTCATGTTTACTTTGTTTACAGAGCAATCACAGGAAACATTTGGTCAGAATGGCATTATCATCTTGATTGTCTGGCTTGCGATTCTAAATATATCGATGCATTTCATTTGGATTTCAATCGGTGAGTTACTGTCCAGAGTGTCGAGCAGTAAAGTCTATGAAAAAGCGCTAAATTTCTTCTACGCAGGTTGTCTAGCATTGGTTGCCATTTGGCTGATTATTGAAAATCCTATGGTGATTGAGTTTATTTCTCGTACTTAA
- a CDS encoding Rossmann-fold NAD(P)-binding domain-containing protein, with protein sequence MVATEDVGRIAAESLCENWDGTRIIELEGPAMYSPNEVAMYLSQALGKTINPISIPESNWLQSISGQGFSTAAITGFIEMTQGLNSGHITFNNSNIDRRQGNISLEVIINGMNI encoded by the coding sequence ATGGTAGCCACTGAAGATGTTGGTCGTATTGCTGCCGAATCCTTATGTGAAAATTGGGATGGAACAAGAATAATTGAATTAGAAGGCCCTGCTATGTATTCCCCAAATGAAGTTGCAATGTATTTAAGTCAAGCGCTCGGAAAAACTATAAATCCCATATCAATACCTGAGTCAAATTGGTTGCAATCAATTTCTGGACAAGGTTTTTCAACAGCCGCTATTACAGGCTTTATCGAAATGACTCAAGGGCTTAATTCTGGACATATTACCTTTAATAATTCAAATATTGACCGTCGTCAGGGAAATATTTCGCTTGAAGTAATTATTAATGGAATGAATATATAG